The Pyrus communis chromosome 2, drPyrComm1.1, whole genome shotgun sequence genome includes a window with the following:
- the LOC137725965 gene encoding pollen-specific leucine-rich repeat extensin-like protein 3 translates to MQAYGCFLVSFFIFSLFSSSSSALTDAEASFLAHRQLVSLTEGGDIPDNYEFEVELDLKFPNTRLRRAYIGLQALKKAVYSDPLKTTENWVGENVCAYNGVFCAPALDDPELEVVAGIDINHADIAGHLPAELGLLTDMALFHINSNRFCGIIPKSFRRLTLLHEFDVSNNRFVGSFPDVVLEIHNLKYLDLRFNDFEGKLPPELFNKELDALFLNDNRFTSTIPENLGNSPVSVLVVANNHLEGCIPNSIGKMVKTLNEAVFSNNKFTGCLPPEIGQLANVTVFDISSNTFSGIMSKTFKGLEKVEELNIAHNMLTGFVPDSICMLPNLGNFTFSYNYFNGETQECVPGSRKDVVFDDVSNCLPDRPEQKSAKECHAVVSKPVDCSKAKCGGGHGPLKPSQPLVEKPKTPETEQPKQPPPQPPKPSPEPVQTPHTPKPQPQPPKEEQPMEQPPKEEQPKEQPAKEEPPQEQPLRDEPPKVQPPKEEPPKVQPPKEELPKEQPSKEEPPKAQPPQVEAPAPEPVLETPSPTPSPSPKDIGPKVPIFPPPIVDAPPPAPFGQRSVVPIRPHPPPVHSPPPAVVAQPPPMSSQPPPVHSPPPPIHSPPPPIHSSPPPVDSPPPPVQSPPPPVHSPPPPVHSPPPPVHSPPPPVHSPPPPVHSPPPPVHSPPPPPPPVHSPPPPVHSPPPPVHSPPPPVHSPPPPVHSPPPPVHSPPPPVHSPPPPVHSPPPPVHSPPPPVHSPPPPVHSPPPPVHSPPPPVPSPPPPVHSPPPPAPVHSPPPPVPVHSPPPPVQSPPPPSPSLSPPPPVSSSPPPVYDFVLPPTIGFQYSSPPPPMFPGY, encoded by the coding sequence ATGCAGGCCTATGGCTGCTTTCTAGttagcttttttattttctctttattttcctcctcctcttctgcCCTAACCGATGCCGAAGCGTCCTTTCTTGCACATCGCCAGCTTGTAAGCCTCACAGAAGGTGGTGACATTCCTGACAACTATGAATTTGAGGTTGAGCTTGATCTAAAGTTTCCCAACACCAGGCTTCGACGTGCATACATTGGGCTTCAGGCTCTAAAAAAGGCCGTGTACTCGGACCCTCTCAAAACAACCGAGAACTGGGTTGGCGAGAATGTATGTGCTTACAACGGAGTCTTCTGCGCACCGGCTCTCGATGATCCGGAACTTGAGGTGGTGGCAGGCATTGATATCAACCATGCAGACATCGCTGGACACCTTCCTGCGGAATTAGGGTTGTTGACGGACATGGCGTTGTTCCATATCAACTCTAATAGGTTTTGTGGAATCATCCCCAAGAGCTTTAGAAGGCTAACTCTTCTCCACGAGTTTGATGTTAGCAATAACCGCTTTGTGGGATCGTTTCCCGACGTTGTCCTAGAAATTCATAACCTCAAGTACCTCGACCTTAGGTTCAACGATTTTGAGGGGAAGCTGCCTCCTGAGCTTTTCAACAAGGAACTTGATGCTTTGTTCTTGAATGACAACAGGTTCACATCCACCATTCCTGAAAATCTCGGCAACTCCCCCGTATCAGTTCTTGTCGTCGCCAACAACCATCTCGAGGGCTGCATCCCCAACAGCATTGGAAAAATGGTTAAAACTTTAAATGAGGCTGTATTCTCCAACAACAAGTTTACTGGATGTCTGCCTCCTGAAATCGGACAACTCGCAAACGTGACGGTGTTCGATATTAGTTCAAACACATTCAGTGGGATTATGTCGAAAACTTTCAAGGGCTTGGAAAAGGTGGAGGAGCTGAATATCGCACACAACATGCTAACTGGTTTTGTTCCTGATAGTATATGTATGTTGCCAAACTTGGGAAACTTCACGTTCTCGTACAACTACTTCAATGGAGAGACCCAAGAATGCGTGCCAGGATCTCGGAAGGACGTTGTGTTTGATGATGTGAGCAATTGTTTACCAGACAGGCCTGAACAAAAGTCGGCAAAAGAATGTCATGCTGTGGTGAGCAAGCCAGTGGATTGCAGTAAGGCAAAGTGTGGCGGTGGACATGGGCCGTTGAAACCTTCTCAGCCTCTGGTTGAAAAGCCGAAGACACCAGAGACAGAACAACCCAaacaaccaccaccacaaccaccaaaaCCATCACCTGAACCGGTTCAAACACCTCATACACCAaaaccacaaccacaaccaccCAAGGAGGAGCAACCCATGGAACAACCTCCCAAGGAGGAGCAACCCAAGGAACAACCTGCCAAGGAGGAGCCACCACAAGAACAACCTCTTAGAGATGAGCCACCAAAGGTGCAACCTCCCAAAGAAGAGCCACCAAAGGTGCAACCTCCTAAAGAGGAGCTACCCAAAGAACAACCTTCAAAAGAGGAACCACCCAAGGCACAACCGCCTCAAGTAGAAGCACCTGCTCCAGAGCCGGTTTTAGAAACCCCATCacctacaccatcaccatcacctaAAGACATAGGTCCTAAGGTTCCAATTTTCCCTCCACCAATTGTTGACGCTCCTCCACCAGCACCCTTTGGGCAAAGATCTGTCGTTCCAATCCGCCCTCACCCACCACCAGTTCACTCCCCTCCACCAGCAGTAGTAGCGCAACCACCACCAATGAGCTCGCAACCACCTCCGGTTCACTCTCCTCCACCACCAATCCATTCACCCCCACCACCAATCCACTCTTCTCCACCACCAGTGGACTCACCCCCACCACCCGTCCAGTCGCCTCCACCACCAGTGCACTCACCCCCACCACCTGTCCATTCGCCTCCACCACCGGTTCACTCACCCCCACCACCAGTCCACTCTCCTCCTCCACCAGTCCACTCTCCTCCTCCACCTGTGCACtcacctcctccaccaccaccacctgtGCACTCTCCTCCACCACCCGTCCACTCTCCTCCTCCACCGGTCCACTCTCCTCCTCCACCTGTGCACTCACCTCCACCACCTGTGCACTCACCTCCACCACCGGTCCACTCACCCCCACCACCAGTACACTCACCCCCACCACCTGTACACTCACCGCCGCCGCCAGTGCACTCACCTCCACCACCTGTGCACTCACCTCCACCACCGGTCCACTCACCTCCACCACCGGTCCACTCACCTCCACCACCTGTACCCTCGCCGCCGCCGCCAGTGCACTCGCCACCGCCACCAGCACCAGTCCACTCACCACCACCTCCAGTACCGGTCCACTCACCACCACCTCCAGTccaatcaccaccaccaccttctccatctttatcaCCTCCTCCTCCCGTTTCCTCATCACCCCCTCCAGTATATGACTTCGTATTGCCACCTACCATCGGGTTCCAAtactcatctccacctccaccaatGTTCCCAGGCTACTAA